The Paenibacillus macerans genome includes a window with the following:
- a CDS encoding glycoside hydrolase family 172 protein, with protein MNQLYLRKEGTSRRLSSWDQTGGNRDFIVIGAGQTAAIAEIAGSGVIQHIWMTIAAKNKYAFRKVLIRMFWDDEQEPSVDSPVGDFFGVGHGVASHYVSAPLNMITTQGVIEDKAAMNCFFEMPFRKGARIEIVNECEDEMILYFYVDYVEKEVPDDSFYFHASWRRENPTQGLVDLAALKAEHDQQDKANYADQKVYELKNLTGDDNYVLLDAVGEGHYVGCNLSIDHLNPMPGFSWPGEGDDMFFIDGEPWPPRLHGTGTEDYFCAAWGYPAGKYYAPYHGLSLYAPIRENGDAWKESNTISFNDYSGKMTQYRFHIVDPIIFRKSLRFSIEHGHGNAQSNDYASVAYWYQREPHKAFPQMLPVAQRLPIPEKESARLFYRTF; from the coding sequence ATGAACCAGTTATACTTGCGCAAGGAAGGGACATCCCGGCGGCTGTCGAGCTGGGATCAAACGGGCGGCAACAGGGACTTCATTGTGATTGGGGCCGGGCAAACGGCGGCGATTGCGGAAATCGCCGGTTCGGGCGTGATTCAGCATATTTGGATGACCATCGCGGCGAAAAACAAATACGCGTTCCGCAAAGTATTGATCCGCATGTTTTGGGATGACGAACAGGAACCAAGCGTGGACTCGCCGGTCGGCGACTTCTTCGGCGTCGGGCACGGCGTGGCCAGCCACTATGTGTCCGCGCCACTCAATATGATTACGACTCAAGGCGTGATTGAAGACAAAGCGGCGATGAACTGCTTTTTTGAAATGCCGTTCCGCAAAGGGGCGCGGATCGAAATCGTCAATGAGTGCGAGGACGAGATGATCTTGTACTTTTACGTGGACTATGTGGAAAAAGAGGTGCCGGACGACAGCTTCTATTTCCACGCCTCGTGGCGCAGGGAGAATCCGACGCAGGGCTTGGTGGACTTGGCCGCGCTGAAAGCGGAACACGATCAGCAGGACAAGGCCAATTATGCCGACCAAAAAGTATATGAGCTGAAAAATCTGACCGGAGACGACAATTACGTGCTGCTGGATGCGGTGGGCGAAGGCCACTATGTGGGCTGCAACTTAAGCATCGACCACCTCAATCCGATGCCGGGCTTTAGTTGGCCGGGGGAGGGAGACGATATGTTCTTTATCGACGGCGAACCGTGGCCGCCCCGCCTGCACGGGACGGGAACGGAGGATTATTTCTGCGCCGCCTGGGGCTATCCCGCCGGAAAGTATTATGCTCCGTACCACGGCTTGTCGCTGTACGCGCCGATCCGGGAAAACGGCGATGCTTGGAAAGAGAGCAACACGATTTCGTTTAACGATTATTCCGGCAAAATGACGCAATACCGCTTTCATATCGTTGATCCGATCATCTTCCGCAAGTCGCTCCGCTTCAGCATCGAGCACGGGCACGGAAACGCTCAATCGAACGACTATGCGTCGGTCGCTTACTGGTATCAGCGCGAGCCGCACAAGGCGTTTCCGCAGATGCTGCCAGT
- a CDS encoding carbohydrate ABC transporter permease, which produces MRAKAWFEKGLIYLVLAAGGIFSLLPLVWLVRSSLMNMGQIFELPPVWIPNPVQFSNYSEALTILPFGRYFVNTAIIVVFSVLGVIVTSSISAYSFARMAWKGRNLVFSLLLSSMMLPYAVTLIPTFIGWSKVGLTNSFIPLIAPAWFGGGAFNIFLLRQFYLSIPRDLDEAAYVDGAGHLRIFWSIILPLTKPALIVVGLFSFLAAWNDFLGPLVYLNDETKYTLALGLQQFKGMYSAEWHLMMAAATVVLLPAIIVFFIGQRYFIEGITLTGIKA; this is translated from the coding sequence ATGAGAGCCAAGGCTTGGTTTGAAAAAGGACTGATCTACCTGGTGCTGGCGGCCGGGGGAATCTTTAGCCTGCTGCCGCTGGTATGGCTCGTCCGCAGTTCGCTGATGAATATGGGGCAAATTTTCGAGCTGCCGCCGGTGTGGATTCCCAATCCCGTGCAATTTTCTAATTACAGCGAGGCGCTGACGATCCTGCCTTTTGGCCGGTATTTCGTGAACACCGCGATCATCGTCGTCTTTTCGGTGCTGGGCGTCATCGTAACCAGCTCGATCAGCGCCTACAGCTTCGCGCGGATGGCCTGGAAAGGCAGGAACCTGGTGTTCAGCCTGCTGCTGTCCAGCATGATGCTGCCGTACGCGGTCACCTTGATCCCAACGTTTATCGGCTGGAGCAAAGTGGGTTTAACCAATTCCTTTATCCCGCTGATCGCTCCGGCTTGGTTTGGCGGCGGCGCGTTCAACATTTTTCTGCTGCGCCAGTTCTACCTCAGCATCCCCCGGGATCTGGATGAAGCGGCTTACGTGGACGGTGCCGGCCATTTACGGATATTCTGGTCGATCATCCTGCCGCTCACCAAACCCGCGCTGATTGTCGTCGGTTTGTTTTCGTTTTTGGCGGCGTGGAACGATTTTCTCGGTCCGCTTGTTTATTTGAACGACGAAACCAAATATACGCTGGCTCTCGGTCTGCAGCAGTTTAAAGGCATGTATTCGGCGGAGTGGCATCTGATGATGGCGGCGGCCACCGTGGTGCTGCTGCCGGCGATAATCGTATTTTTCATCGGGCAGCGATATTTCATCGAAGGGATTACGTTAACGGGGATTAAGGCTTGA
- a CDS encoding carbohydrate ABC transporter permease: METISSRSGNRLRNKRYTKRRDLYGWLFAMPAILGLLIFTLGPMIYSLYMSFTDYTGSNSPTFTGLDNYRRMFSGEDQYFYKSLAVTFYFVILSVPTGIIYSFLLAILLNQNVKGKAVFRTIFYLPSIVPIIAISFIWLWLLNPDLGLANELLRSLGLPGSQWIFGEKTVVPSLALMNLWTTGGTMIIFLAGLQDIPRSLYEAIEMDGGTRLDKLRHITIPLMTPTIFFNLIMGIINGFQVFSQAYVMTNGGPNNASLFYVFYLYREAFQFSRMGSASAIAWVLFAIIMILTYVVFRTSNKWVYYEGDGAR, translated from the coding sequence GTGGAAACCATCTCTTCCCGGAGCGGGAATCGGTTGCGGAACAAGCGCTATACAAAGCGAAGAGACCTTTACGGCTGGCTGTTTGCCATGCCGGCGATTCTGGGCCTGCTCATCTTCACGCTGGGCCCGATGATTTACAGCCTGTACATGAGTTTTACCGACTACACCGGATCGAATTCACCGACCTTTACTGGTCTCGATAATTATAGACGAATGTTCAGCGGGGAGGACCAATATTTTTACAAGTCGCTGGCCGTTACTTTTTATTTCGTGATCCTTAGCGTACCGACCGGCATCATCTACTCCTTTTTGCTGGCGATACTGCTGAATCAGAACGTGAAAGGCAAAGCGGTCTTCCGCACGATCTTTTATTTGCCGTCGATCGTGCCGATCATCGCGATCTCGTTTATTTGGCTGTGGCTGCTTAATCCCGATCTCGGCCTCGCCAACGAACTGCTGCGCTCGCTGGGCCTGCCGGGAAGCCAATGGATTTTCGGCGAGAAAACGGTCGTGCCTTCTCTGGCTTTAATGAACCTGTGGACGACGGGCGGGACGATGATTATTTTTCTCGCGGGCCTGCAGGATATTCCCAGATCGCTGTACGAAGCGATCGAGATGGACGGCGGAACGCGGCTCGATAAGCTGCGCCATATTACGATTCCGCTGATGACGCCGACGATTTTTTTCAACCTGATCATGGGCATCATCAACGGCTTTCAAGTGTTCTCGCAGGCTTATGTCATGACCAACGGCGGGCCCAATAACGCCAGCTTGTTCTATGTGTTTTATTTGTACCGGGAAGCGTTTCAGTTCTCGCGGATGGGGAGCGCCAGCGCAATCGCCTGGGTGCTGTTCGCCATCATTATGATTTTGACCTACGTCGTGTTCAGGACATCGAACAAATGGGTTTATTACGAGGGGGATGGCGCGCGATGA
- a CDS encoding ABC transporter substrate-binding protein, whose translation MQAKSGKLKTLFVFLTILALFVTACGTGGSGSPANQGQQGGENTKADGGKNGEKVTLKFTFWGSPEEKKAVESAIKAFEQKHPNITINPIHIPGTDFLQKLNAMVAGNEAPDISYSAAWKLKMGEEGLIYNFFDLMKDDPSIKKEDYLEYAWWNWDKDKSAGPYQASVVPSLMYNADMFKEAGVELPPTKAEEAWTWDEFVDAAKKLTLDRNGKHPDDPGFDPKNIKQYGVKLSLGWSSYMPMVLSNGGDYLTADGKEFGLSKPEATEALQRIADLINVHHVSPSPVQASSIPAPATALQSKKVAMVIDGSWNHLDLSKTNINWGVGVLPVIKDYKTFFLGGSLIIFKSSQHPKEAWEFSKFLTDPQNVLDLHQGLWMPQLNKWYEDPQLIDEWANEELPGRPAGFQDAVMRSTYEHAEPSPENNVKNFVEIDAAVSAALDQVWLGEKMAEAAMKEVETKVKPLVQGTYLK comes from the coding sequence ATGCAAGCAAAATCCGGCAAATTAAAAACGCTGTTTGTTTTCCTAACCATTCTGGCGCTTTTTGTAACCGCTTGCGGAACGGGGGGAAGCGGTTCGCCAGCGAACCAGGGACAACAAGGCGGCGAGAACACCAAGGCGGACGGCGGGAAAAACGGAGAAAAAGTAACGCTGAAGTTCACGTTCTGGGGCAGCCCGGAGGAAAAGAAAGCGGTGGAATCGGCGATCAAAGCCTTCGAGCAGAAACATCCGAACATCACCATCAACCCGATCCATATTCCGGGCACGGATTTTCTGCAGAAGCTCAACGCCATGGTCGCCGGCAACGAGGCGCCGGATATCAGCTATTCGGCCGCCTGGAAGCTGAAAATGGGCGAGGAGGGTCTGATTTACAACTTCTTTGATTTAATGAAAGATGATCCGAGCATCAAGAAAGAGGATTACCTGGAGTATGCCTGGTGGAACTGGGACAAGGATAAAAGCGCCGGACCGTATCAGGCGTCCGTCGTCCCTTCCTTGATGTACAACGCGGATATGTTCAAGGAAGCGGGAGTGGAACTGCCGCCTACCAAGGCGGAGGAAGCGTGGACCTGGGACGAGTTCGTGGACGCGGCCAAAAAGCTGACGCTCGACCGGAACGGCAAGCATCCGGACGATCCGGGCTTCGATCCGAAGAACATCAAGCAATACGGCGTTAAACTCAGCCTCGGCTGGTCGTCTTATATGCCGATGGTTCTCTCCAACGGCGGGGATTATCTGACGGCGGACGGCAAGGAATTCGGGTTGTCCAAACCGGAGGCGACCGAAGCGCTGCAGAGAATAGCCGATTTAATTAACGTGCACCACGTCTCGCCATCGCCGGTGCAGGCCAGCAGCATTCCCGCTCCGGCGACCGCGCTGCAGTCCAAAAAAGTGGCGATGGTCATCGACGGCAGCTGGAACCACCTCGATTTGAGCAAAACCAACATTAACTGGGGCGTCGGCGTGCTGCCGGTCATCAAGGACTACAAAACGTTTTTCCTTGGCGGCTCGCTGATCATCTTCAAAAGTTCGCAGCACCCTAAGGAGGCGTGGGAGTTCTCCAAATTCCTCACCGATCCGCAAAACGTACTCGACTTGCACCAAGGTTTGTGGATGCCGCAGCTCAATAAATGGTACGAGGATCCGCAGCTGATCGACGAGTGGGCGAACGAAGAGCTGCCCGGAAGACCGGCTGGTTTCCAGGATGCCGTGATGCGCTCCACCTATGAGCATGCCGAGCCGTCGCCGGAAAACAACGTCAAAAACTTCGTGGAAATCGACGCCGCGGTATCGGCCGCGCTCGATCAAGTGTGGCTTGGCGAGAAAATGGCCGAAGCGGCGATGAAAGAAGTGGAGACGAAAGTGAAGCCGCTGGTACAGGGCACCTACTTGAAATAA
- a CDS encoding cache domain-containing sensor histidine kinase has protein sequence MRLKNKLILSYIVLITLPLATLGTGSYYASKNIMLKLARDNVTEIVQKNNQLIDERLKIIEDDSLSLMVECDLFQIFDGPAPAESELLQTNKRVTQILNRYFSPSRDLYSVELVTRAFVYGSKARNTYPPDHFYESELYRRAAEQKGRLAWVPTYDYSRMHQLPDLAGADIDYRYLFSAVRQMNPSCVRNDAIVRAGEGTEKPILVMNFRDGVYADIFRDSVPIDGAVFVVASADGTIISHAQTELVGHKLSIPWLAEVRSRGSGASYVTVDGKRMIACYAVSGITGWTSVVLIPPGALTKDIGQTITFFIITLGASLLLLSLLFAYLISMRISSPVSKLLLAIKRVGGGDFNAKIKVEGKDELGHVLMKFNSMNEKVKQLIEENYVVKLRERETEIMALNVQLNPHFLYNTLNIINWMAVYGEKEQVSKMLVSLSRMLHYTTDNRKDSMPLSADIGWLKDYIVIMSNRYEHRFRVDFDIAPELQEASVPKLFLQPLVENAIIHGFGDMESGGLITIYGRRQGDDIEFCVEDNGCGIMPERLKEVLAEDSANIGIKNVDKRVKLLYGSRYGIGIESVPELGTRVKLVIPYRKP, from the coding sequence ATGAGACTGAAAAACAAGCTGATTTTATCCTACATCGTTTTGATTACGCTGCCTCTGGCCACCTTGGGGACGGGCTCCTATTACGCAAGCAAAAATATCATGCTTAAGCTGGCCCGGGATAACGTGACGGAAATCGTGCAAAAAAACAATCAACTCATCGACGAACGGCTGAAAATCATCGAGGACGACAGCCTCTCCCTGATGGTGGAATGCGACTTGTTTCAAATTTTTGACGGCCCCGCCCCGGCCGAAAGCGAACTACTGCAGACGAATAAACGGGTCACGCAAATTTTGAACCGTTATTTTTCGCCATCCCGGGATTTGTATTCGGTGGAGCTTGTGACCCGGGCTTTTGTTTATGGAAGCAAAGCGCGCAATACGTATCCGCCGGATCATTTTTACGAATCCGAGCTGTATAGACGGGCGGCCGAGCAAAAGGGGCGTCTGGCTTGGGTGCCAACCTATGACTATAGCCGGATGCACCAATTGCCGGATTTGGCCGGCGCCGACATCGATTACCGCTATTTATTTTCCGCCGTCCGGCAGATGAATCCTTCCTGCGTTCGTAATGATGCGATCGTGCGGGCTGGGGAAGGAACGGAGAAGCCGATTCTCGTGATGAATTTCCGGGACGGCGTCTATGCCGATATTTTCCGGGATAGCGTTCCGATCGATGGCGCGGTATTTGTGGTGGCCAGCGCAGACGGCACGATCATTTCCCATGCGCAAACGGAGCTCGTCGGACACAAGCTGTCCATTCCCTGGCTAGCCGAGGTGCGGAGCCGCGGCAGCGGAGCTTCCTACGTTACGGTGGACGGGAAACGGATGATCGCCTGTTACGCGGTGTCCGGGATCACGGGCTGGACCTCGGTCGTACTGATTCCCCCCGGCGCGCTGACTAAGGATATCGGACAAACGATCACCTTTTTTATCATCACGTTGGGTGCTTCGCTGCTGCTGCTTTCGCTGTTGTTCGCCTATTTGATATCCATGCGGATTTCTTCGCCGGTCAGCAAGCTGCTGCTTGCGATCAAGCGGGTCGGGGGCGGCGATTTCAACGCCAAAATCAAGGTGGAAGGGAAAGACGAGCTGGGGCATGTGCTGATGAAATTCAACAGCATGAACGAGAAAGTGAAGCAGCTGATCGAAGAAAATTATGTCGTCAAACTGAGGGAGCGCGAAACGGAAATCATGGCGCTGAATGTCCAGCTTAACCCCCACTTTTTGTACAATACGCTGAATATCATCAACTGGATGGCCGTTTACGGGGAGAAAGAGCAGGTCAGCAAAATGCTGGTCAGCTTGTCGCGGATGCTGCATTATACGACGGACAACCGCAAGGATTCGATGCCGCTTTCCGCGGATATCGGCTGGCTGAAGGATTATATCGTCATCATGTCCAACCGTTATGAACACCGTTTCCGGGTCGACTTCGACATCGCGCCGGAGCTGCAGGAAGCCAGCGTGCCGAAACTGTTCCTGCAACCGCTGGTGGAAAATGCGATCATCCACGGGTTCGGGGATATGGAGAGCGGCGGACTGATTACGATCTACGGGCGCCGGCAGGGGGACGATATCGAGTTCTGCGTGGAGGACAACGGCTGCGGGATTATGCCGGAACGCCTCAAGGAGGTGCTGGCCGAAGACTCCGCCAACATTGGGATCAAAAACGTCGATAAGCGGGTCAAGCTGCTCTACGGCAGCCGTTACGGCATCGGCATCGAATCCGTTCCCGAGCTGGGGACGCGGGTAAAGCTGGTTATCCCGTATCGAAAGCCTTAA
- a CDS encoding response regulator transcription factor, translated as MFHVLVADDEPRHRRGIADMIKTLRPDYRIFMAKDGEEALRVALDNRIDMIFTDIRMPNMDGLTMIEHLQARSEPMKIVILSVYGHFDYARQALKLGAFDYLLKPLELSDMAEMLDKLDAAIEQERMRLQDGASLKEQLSSAIPVYEQHLLSRWVRSAANEDELREIERLVPQGQVGFVWISKFSKSEVEQMYQGEEFAEVKTSFKSWMRQVTEPIGPAISFYLEGDEPMLVSVIAPSHSLEWLMKKEVERLTQFIEQVRMEFELTVSIGVGDGVNDLRREAPRSFAQALNALDFTFYSGNGKLVIHSEIAYNPQKPSLPWVPDDFGIADAVAGGNRDKAREALDLLVRRLLEGGYPAPAQFKRSILYVLVNLVKANGTSLRREEAGNIVSEMEFRFPSCSTLDELQVKAADYVNRIIEGIADRKNHKNERIIELCRAYLAEHYMEDLALETVARRFFFSPAYFSSFFKAHTSMTFTEYLLRLRMEKAKEMLKDGSRKISEIAQSVGFRDAGYFTRIFKRETGFSPEEFRKKDLL; from the coding sequence ATGTTCCATGTGCTGGTAGCGGATGACGAGCCGCGGCATCGCCGCGGGATTGCCGACATGATCAAGACGCTGCGGCCGGACTACCGAATCTTTATGGCCAAGGATGGGGAGGAGGCCTTGCGCGTCGCTCTGGACAACCGGATTGATATGATATTTACGGATATCCGCATGCCCAATATGGATGGTCTGACGATGATCGAGCATTTACAAGCGCGGAGCGAGCCGATGAAAATCGTCATCCTGAGCGTGTACGGACACTTCGATTATGCCAGACAGGCCCTGAAGCTCGGCGCGTTCGATTACCTGCTTAAACCTCTGGAACTGAGTGATATGGCAGAGATGCTGGACAAGCTGGACGCCGCCATCGAGCAAGAGCGGATGCGCCTTCAAGATGGTGCGAGCCTGAAGGAGCAGCTGAGTTCGGCCATTCCAGTGTACGAACAGCATCTGCTTAGCCGCTGGGTGCGGTCGGCGGCGAATGAAGACGAGCTGCGGGAAATTGAACGTTTGGTCCCGCAGGGACAGGTCGGATTTGTATGGATCTCCAAGTTTTCCAAATCCGAGGTCGAACAGATGTATCAAGGCGAGGAATTCGCCGAAGTCAAAACCAGCTTCAAGAGCTGGATGCGCCAGGTCACCGAACCGATCGGCCCGGCCATTTCCTTTTACCTGGAGGGAGACGAGCCTATGCTTGTCTCCGTCATTGCGCCTTCGCATTCCCTGGAATGGCTGATGAAAAAGGAAGTTGAGCGGTTAACTCAATTTATCGAACAGGTTCGTATGGAGTTCGAGCTTACCGTATCCATCGGCGTAGGCGACGGGGTTAATGATCTGCGCCGCGAAGCGCCCCGTTCCTTCGCACAAGCGTTGAATGCGCTGGACTTTACGTTTTATAGCGGGAACGGGAAACTTGTCATCCATAGTGAAATTGCTTACAACCCGCAAAAGCCGTCTTTGCCTTGGGTTCCCGACGATTTCGGCATCGCGGACGCGGTGGCGGGCGGGAATCGGGACAAGGCGCGGGAGGCGTTGGACTTGCTGGTACGGCGGCTTCTGGAAGGCGGCTATCCTGCTCCCGCCCAGTTCAAGCGCAGCATTTTGTATGTGCTGGTCAACCTGGTTAAGGCCAATGGAACGTCATTGCGGAGGGAGGAAGCGGGCAATATCGTGTCCGAGATGGAATTTCGGTTTCCCTCCTGTTCTACGCTGGATGAACTCCAGGTGAAAGCGGCTGATTATGTGAACCGGATTATCGAGGGGATCGCGGACCGGAAAAACCATAAAAACGAGCGGATTATCGAGCTGTGCCGGGCTTATCTGGCGGAGCATTACATGGAGGATCTCGCGCTCGAAACGGTGGCCAGGCGGTTCTTTTTCAGCCCCGCTTATTTCAGCAGCTTCTTTAAAGCGCATACGTCGATGACGTTTACCGAATATTTGCTGCGGCTGAGAATGGAGAAAGCCAAGGAAATGCTCAAGGACGGGAGCCGGAAAATTTCCGAGATCGCCCAAAGCGTGGGCTTCAGGGACGCAGGTTATTTTACCCGGATCTTCAAGCGGGAAACCGGCTTTTCACCGGAGGAATTCCGCAAGAAAGACCTGCTGTAG
- a CDS encoding ROK family protein produces the protein MRIGAIEAGGTKFICGVGNEKGEILDRISFPTEAPEKTLEQAVLFFHGKGVEAIGIGSFGPIDLDRTSPTFGRVTTTPKPGWSGFDIVGYMKDNYPVPIGFDTDVNAAVFGEVKWGAAKGLDSCVYYTVGTGVGVGVYTEGKLVHGLVHPEGGHVLIRRHPEDSFGGLCPYHGDCLEGMASGPALEKRWGVKGSELPGGHQAWEMEAYYLAQALSGVILLLSPKKVILGGGVMHQKQLFSLIRKEVTQILNGYVASPAIRDGLDNYIVPPGLSDNAGLCGALALGIEAAGLSA, from the coding sequence ATGCGAATTGGCGCTATTGAAGCGGGAGGCACGAAATTCATATGCGGGGTCGGGAATGAAAAGGGGGAAATTCTGGACCGGATCAGTTTTCCGACGGAGGCGCCGGAAAAAACGCTGGAGCAAGCGGTTTTATTTTTTCACGGCAAAGGTGTTGAGGCGATCGGAATCGGGTCTTTCGGGCCGATTGATCTGGATCGTACCAGTCCCACTTTCGGACGGGTGACTACGACGCCGAAACCGGGATGGTCAGGCTTTGACATCGTCGGGTACATGAAAGACAATTACCCGGTACCGATCGGTTTCGATACCGACGTGAACGCCGCGGTTTTCGGCGAGGTGAAGTGGGGAGCGGCTAAGGGATTGGATAGCTGCGTTTACTATACGGTAGGGACCGGCGTCGGCGTCGGAGTGTACACGGAAGGCAAGCTGGTCCACGGACTGGTCCATCCGGAAGGGGGACATGTTTTGATCCGGCGGCACCCGGAGGATAGCTTCGGTGGTTTGTGTCCTTATCATGGCGATTGCCTGGAGGGCATGGCCAGCGGACCCGCGCTGGAGAAACGCTGGGGAGTGAAAGGAAGCGAACTGCCGGGCGGTCATCAGGCTTGGGAGATGGAAGCTTATTATCTGGCGCAGGCTCTTTCGGGGGTTATTTTGCTGCTATCACCGAAAAAGGTGATTCTTGGCGGCGGGGTCATGCATCAGAAGCAGTTGTTCTCGCTCATCCGCAAGGAGGTTACTCAAATCTTAAACGGATATGTCGCATCACCGGCGATCCGTGACGGTTTGGACAACTATATCGTACCGCCGGGCCTTAGCGACAATGCCGGATTGTGCGGGGCGCTGGCGCTTGGCATCGAGGCTGCCGGTTTGTCGGCATGA
- a CDS encoding glycoside hydrolase family 32 protein — MKKVFYKPQDGWVGDVIPFYDNGEYKLYYLHDQRAGGDYGNHTTWNLITTKNGLDFEDHGVALPNGGETEPDRNAYTGSVIKDQNGMYHLFYTGHNPNPEFCVDGKPLQVVLKATGTDGINWTKDTNFKLYGDGVIYEKFDWRDPFVFFNEKRREYWMLVTSRLVNSSEKKGGCIALLTSDDLVHWCYREPFYSPDKYITMECPDYFQMGDWHYLVYSTFSEKFVTHYKKSKTTEGVYTSPIPDTFDGRGFYAAKTASDGRQRYAFGWVPSKRGASDYGDWEWAGTLVVHEVYQSDNGDLLVRMPQAVYEHFNSETNLIPEAEKNCRHAENQSGFELESPDGLAYRVFNELSSQVLIEAEFAGWEETKDFGIALRTDKLLDKGYFIKFDPFHNRIAFDMWPRTKPGFFQWQIAGDKPQMIELERPFRFAEHNRISIKLILEDDILCLYVNDMVAMTTRIYNFKTGHLGFFANEGAVKVQNVRLKTKINA; from the coding sequence ATGAAAAAAGTATTTTACAAACCGCAAGACGGATGGGTCGGCGATGTGATCCCGTTCTATGACAATGGAGAGTACAAACTCTACTATCTCCATGACCAAAGAGCCGGCGGCGATTATGGGAACCATACAACGTGGAACCTGATCACCACCAAAAACGGCCTGGATTTTGAGGATCACGGCGTGGCTTTGCCAAACGGCGGCGAAACCGAGCCGGACCGTAACGCCTATACCGGTTCCGTAATCAAGGATCAAAACGGCATGTACCACCTTTTCTACACCGGGCATAATCCCAACCCTGAGTTTTGCGTGGACGGCAAGCCCTTGCAAGTTGTATTAAAGGCCACCGGAACCGACGGAATCAACTGGACCAAGGACACGAATTTCAAGCTTTATGGAGACGGCGTGATTTACGAGAAGTTCGATTGGCGCGATCCGTTCGTATTTTTCAACGAAAAACGGCGAGAGTACTGGATGCTGGTTACCTCAAGGCTGGTGAATTCCTCGGAAAAGAAAGGAGGGTGCATTGCCCTGCTCACTTCCGATGATCTCGTGCATTGGTGTTATCGGGAGCCGTTTTACAGCCCGGACAAGTACATTACCATGGAATGTCCCGATTATTTTCAAATGGGAGACTGGCATTACTTGGTCTACTCGACGTTCAGCGAAAAGTTCGTAACGCATTACAAAAAAAGCAAAACTACCGAAGGCGTATATACTTCTCCGATCCCGGACACCTTTGACGGCAGAGGATTTTACGCAGCGAAAACGGCCTCGGACGGCCGGCAAAGATATGCTTTCGGCTGGGTGCCTTCCAAGCGGGGGGCAAGCGATTACGGCGATTGGGAATGGGCCGGTACCCTGGTTGTGCACGAGGTGTATCAAAGCGATAACGGCGATTTGCTGGTGAGGATGCCGCAAGCGGTCTATGAGCATTTTAATAGTGAGACGAATCTCATCCCTGAAGCGGAGAAAAACTGCCGCCACGCCGAAAACCAAAGCGGCTTCGAACTGGAATCTCCCGACGGGCTGGCTTACCGCGTTTTCAATGAACTGTCCTCCCAAGTCCTGATCGAAGCCGAGTTTGCGGGCTGGGAAGAGACGAAAGATTTCGGCATCGCGCTGCGCACCGACAAGTTGCTTGACAAAGGTTACTTCATTAAATTCGATCCGTTCCATAACCGGATCGCCTTCGATATGTGGCCGCGAACCAAGCCCGGTTTCTTTCAATGGCAAATTGCCGGCGACAAACCGCAAATGATCGAGCTGGAGCGTCCTTTCCGCTTCGCGGAGCACAACCGGATCAGCATCAAGCTGATTTTGGAGGACGATATTTTGTGCCTTTACGTCAACGACATGGTCGCAATGACCACACGGATCTACAACTTCAAAACCGGGCATCTCGGTTTTTTTGCGAACGAAGGTGCGGTTAAAGTTCAAAACGTTAGGCTCAAGACCAAAATCAATGCTTGA